The proteins below are encoded in one region of Ephemeroptericola cinctiostellae:
- the hslV gene encoding ATP-dependent protease subunit HslV codes for MEQYHGTTIISVRRGNLVAIGGDGQVTLGNTIVKGSARKVRKLYHGKVLAGFAGATADAFTLFERFEAKLEKHQGHLTRAAIDLTKDWRTDRVLRRLEAMLAVADHTASLIITGNGDVLEPEDGLIAIGSGGAFAQSAGLALLHNTELTPAEIVKKSLEIAGNICIYTNQNHTIETL; via the coding sequence ATGGAACAATATCATGGCACAACGATCATATCCGTGCGGCGTGGCAATTTGGTCGCCATTGGCGGCGATGGCCAAGTCACACTGGGCAACACCATTGTCAAGGGCAGCGCACGTAAAGTGCGTAAGCTTTACCACGGTAAAGTCTTGGCAGGTTTTGCAGGCGCGACGGCGGATGCTTTCACTTTGTTTGAGCGGTTTGAAGCCAAATTGGAAAAACATCAGGGGCATCTCACACGGGCAGCGATTGATTTAACCAAAGATTGGCGTACCGATCGTGTGTTGCGCCGCCTTGAAGCCATGTTGGCGGTCGCAGATCACACCGCCTCCTTGATCATTACAGGCAATGGCGATGTGCTTGAGCCTGAAGATGGTTTGATTGCCATTGGTTCAGGTGGTGCATTTGCCCAGTCCGCGGGGCTGGCTTTGTTGCACAATACCGAATTGACACCTGCTGAAATTGTTAAAAAATCATTGGAAATTGCAGGCAATATTTGTATTTACACCAATCAGAATCACACCATCGAAACATTGTAA